One genomic segment of Deltaproteobacteria bacterium includes these proteins:
- the tuf gene encoding elongation factor Tu (EF-Tu; promotes GTP-dependent binding of aminoacyl-tRNA to the A-site of ribosomes during protein biosynthesis; when the tRNA anticodon matches the mRNA codon, GTP hydrolysis results; the inactive EF-Tu-GDP leaves the ribosome and release of GDP is promoted by elongation factor Ts; many prokaryotes have two copies of the gene encoding EF-Tu): LPEGTEMVMPGDNISIDVALITPIAMEEGLRFAIREGGRTVGAGVVTKITE, translated from the coding sequence TCTTCCCGAGGGGACCGAGATGGTCATGCCCGGCGACAACATAAGCATAGACGTGGCGCTCATAACGCCGATAGCGATGGAAGAGGGCCTGAGGTTCGCGATCCGCGAGGGCGGAAGGACGGTCGGCGCGGGCGTCGTTACGAAAATAACGGAATAA
- the rpmG gene encoding 50S ribosomal protein L33, with protein MRDIITLACTECKRRNYSTTKNKKTTPDRLELKKYCKFCQKHTVHRETK; from the coding sequence ATGAGGGACATAATAACCCTGGCCTGCACCGAGTGCAAGCGCAGGAATTATTCGACTACCAAGAACAAGAAGACCACGCCCGACAGGCTTGAGCTCAAGAAGTACTGCAAGTTCTGCCAGAAGCACACCGTGCACAGGGAGACCAAGTAA